Sequence from the Saccharopolyspora pogona genome:
CCGCGATCGTGCCGCAGGCGGCGCTCTCGGCGGTGCTGCTCGTGCCGCACGCGGTGTGGCACGAGACCGCGCTGAGCTTCCTCGGCCTCGGCCTGCCGCCGCACCTGGCCAGCATCGGCAACATCCTCGGCGACGGCCGGGAAGCGGTGCTGCTCGGCGCCTGGTGGATCGTGCTGTTCCCGTCGGTGCTGCTGGTGGCGACGACGCTGGCGGTGTCCGGACTGGCCGCGACCTGGCGCGATCGGGTCTTGCCGCGACGGCGATCGGAGTTGGCGCTGTGAGCGAACCGCTGCTCGAACTGGACCGGCTCTCGGTGCGCTTCCTGCTGGGGCGCGGCGCCGAAGTGCGGGCGGTGACCGACGCGACGCTGCAACTGCGGCCGGGCCGGGTGCTCGCGCTGGTCGGGGAGTCCGGCTGCGGCAAGTCGGTGCTGGCCTCAACGCTGCTGGGGCTGCTGCCCGGGAACGCGCAGGTTCGCGGCGAAGCCGTGCTGTGCGGCGGCATCGAGCTGCTGTCGGCGCCGGAGCCGGTGCTGGCCGGGCAGGTCCGCGGCCGGCTCGTCGGCCTGGTGCCGCAGTCCGCGAGCACCCACCTGACCCCGGTGCGGACCGCGCGCAGCCAGCTCGTCGAGGCGATCCGGGCGCTGGGCGGCGCCGCCGGGCCGGACGAACTCGCCGAACGAGTCGGGCTCGATCCGGCCGACCTCGACCGCTACCCGCACGAGCTTTCCGGCGGGATGGCCCAGCGGGTCGCGGTGGCGCTGGCGCTGGCCGGCAACCCGCGGATCATCCTCGCCGACGAGCCGACCACCGGGCTGGACCGGCCGCTCGTCCATCGCACCGTCGACCTGCTCGCCCAAGCCGCCACCGACGACCGCGCGGTGCTGCTGATCACCCACGACCTGGCCGCCGCCCGCCGGGTGGCCACCGACATCGCGGTGATGTACGCCAGCCGCATCGTCGAGGCCGGGCCCGCCGAGCAGGTGCTCGCCGACCCCTGGCACCCGTACACCGCGAGGCTGCTCGCGGCGTTGCCCGACGTCGGTTTCCGGCCGATCCCCGGCCACCCGCCGGCCCTCACCGAACTGGCCCGCATCGAACAGGAATGGGGTTGCGTGTTCTGCCAACGCTGTCCGGACGTGCCCGGATTCGGGCCGTGCACGGGAGATCCGGAACTGCTCGACCTCGGCGACCGGTGGGTCGCCGCGCACCCGCCGTGCTGAGCGCGACCGGCCTGGTCGCCGGCTACCGGCGCGGCGAACCGGTGCTCGACGGGGTCGACCTGGACGTCCCGGGCGGTTCCGTGGTCGGGCTGGCCGGGCCGAGCGGGTGCGGGAAGTCCACATTGGCCAGGGTGCTCGGGCTGCTGCACGAGCCGTGGTCCGGGCAGGTGTCGCTCGACGGCGAGCCGGTCAGCGGCTTCCGGCACGCGACGCCGCGGGAGCAGCGCAAGGCGATCGGCATCGTCTTCCAGCAGCCGCGGCCCGCCGTCGACCCGCGCTTCACGCTCCGCGAGATCGTCGCCGAACCGCTGCGGGCCACCGGAACCGCCGGCGACGTCGACGAGCTGGCCGACGAGGTGGGGCTGACCGCGGAGCTGCTGTCGCGGCGGCCGCACGAGGTCAGCGACGGGCAACTGCAACGGGCCTGCCTGGCGCGGGCATTGGCGTTGTGGCCGAGCTACCTGATCTGCGACGAGATGACCGCGATGCTGGACGCGTCCACCACGGCGGCGCTGGTGCAGGTCGTGGACCGGCGGGTGAACGAGCACGGCACGGGGGTGCTCGCGATCAGCCACGACGAAGACCTGCTGCGGTATTGGGCGGTGCACGTGGTTCGCCTCGGCGGGTCGATATGACATGGTGGGGCCGAAACGCGGTCGCGGGGGACCGCTCGGTACTGACGACGGACCCGAGGAGTCGACGTTGAGCGAGGGCGAAGGCACCACCTTCATGCAGTGGCGGGATCGGGCCCAGACCGAGGTTCGCGACGACCGGCCAAAGATGCGGGCGATCATGATCACCGCGGCGGTCGTGGTGCTCGTCGGAATCATCGTGGGATCCGTGGTCCTGCTGCTGTCCTGACGCGGTCGTCCGCAATTTCAATGGAAATCGAATGTCCGATTTCCATTGAAATTGTGGGAGTTATCCACAGTCTCCGGCGTGTCGTGGTCCGACACGCCGGAGTTCTGCAATTTCCATTGAAATTGCGGTGATCGAACCCGGGTTGGGTCACTGCTGGGCGGGGAGCTTGGTGACCAGCAGGCGGGATACGCGGTGGCCGTCCATCGCGCGGACCGTGAAGCGGTGGCCCAGGGCCTCCAGCGAATCGCCCTCCGCCGGGACGCGCCCGAGCCGGCTGACCACGAACCCCGCCACCGTGTCGTAGGGACCGTCGGGCAGTGCGATCCCGGTCTGCTGCTCGAACTCGGCGCGGTGCAGCAGCCCGTCGGTCTCGAAGCTGCCGTTGCCCTTGGGGCGCACCGGGGCCGTGCTCGGGTCGTACTCGTCCCAGATCTCGCCGACGACCTCCTCCACCAGGTCCTCGACGGTGACGATGCCAGCGGTCCCGCCGTACTCGTCGACCACCACCGCCAGGTGCCCGCCCCGCCGCCGCATCTGCGACAGCGCCGCCAGCACCGGCTTGCTCGCCGGCAGGGCGGTGA
This genomic interval carries:
- a CDS encoding ABC transporter ATP-binding protein, translated to MLSATGLVAGYRRGEPVLDGVDLDVPGGSVVGLAGPSGCGKSTLARVLGLLHEPWSGQVSLDGEPVSGFRHATPREQRKAIGIVFQQPRPAVDPRFTLREIVAEPLRATGTAGDVDELADEVGLTAELLSRRPHEVSDGQLQRACLARALALWPSYLICDEMTAMLDASTTAALVQVVDRRVNEHGTGVLAISHDEDLLRYWAVHVVRLGGSI
- a CDS encoding ABC transporter ATP-binding protein; translation: MSEPLLELDRLSVRFLLGRGAEVRAVTDATLQLRPGRVLALVGESGCGKSVLASTLLGLLPGNAQVRGEAVLCGGIELLSAPEPVLAGQVRGRLVGLVPQSASTHLTPVRTARSQLVEAIRALGGAAGPDELAERVGLDPADLDRYPHELSGGMAQRVAVALALAGNPRIILADEPTTGLDRPLVHRTVDLLAQAATDDRAVLLITHDLAAARRVATDIAVMYASRIVEAGPAEQVLADPWHPYTARLLAALPDVGFRPIPGHPPALTELARIEQEWGCVFCQRCPDVPGFGPCTGDPELLDLGDRWVAAHPPC